In Brienomyrus brachyistius isolate T26 chromosome 14, BBRACH_0.4, whole genome shotgun sequence, the following proteins share a genomic window:
- the ppp4r4 gene encoding serine/threonine-protein phosphatase 4 regulatory subunit 4 isoform X3, protein MTLNQSSLFGQIDDLQDLTFIERPIRRSLKTAEEIDKLTVDEDLNDIERAVYLLSSGQDIQRASVVVNLPNLVRQNPAETFRRVVPKVREVLHVAGVEMQLAAAGSFLTILQDDIVLIQTHTHSILQIVLLNLDHRDAAVVSNAWLETLLSAIDALPKETIRQEILGPLVSKAQLSQSVQARMASCRILGKVAGKFESSMLKKELLPLVRSLCQDVEYEVRSCMCRQLENIARGIGVDHTKAMVLPELVELARDEGSTVRLAAFDTTVNLLEMFDNDDRTRIVFPLVKTFCEKCFKADEAVLASLSFQYGRLCHGLSGSFTDEQHLWFLEFYKKLCVLGLHLENGHCESQAYTLDLERKYETVRRNCAYNFPAMVLFADPKCFLSELYPTFSSLCHDPEISVRRTSADGFHEVVKLLGPNVHYIHKELVALLQDESLEVLDALLNALQDTLELATSRGEGTGSESKVNIQDLIPALAAAEQKAAASLRWRVHEKLLQKYACLPRVVSGDQIYFRFLQRMFAIVTTNNVLPVQREAARTLCIFLRYNRKQEQRQEIVGKVVEQLAQGKSYWNRLRYLDLCEIAMDLFSKSYFCKYFLGPALELVNDPVANVRYKLCRMLPRLKASIRLPAEKHLLQQLEFCVRRLLCREKDKDVVCTVRKIVLELDKMDITEPYHKRHERDLLDQKKETEEILLLEMEQLERQPIDGKLTIDKHADKKRRDSKSGLSVSKSISGSTSGTMPSTSAGKELKKAKLSRSRSLSSHPSTSKMVNPEKTVKVKESGKECGSCPGSGKSSHHPVNGDTLPRSHHFGSTSSSAPPASPASAMPVLIRSNTEHRPSGSKETQPRKLSVQSKKVKLFRHADGAGMMEKTSFPSSPGANGGLEMESAAKVHPPESPPPPRLKLSKSYI, encoded by the exons ATGACTCTGAACCAGTCCAGTCTGTTCGGGCAAATAGACGACCTGCAGGACCTAACATTCATCGAAAGACCGATACGACGGAGCCTGAAG ACAGCAGAGGAGATCGACAAGCTGACGGTGGATGAGGATCTGAATGACATCGAACGGGCTGTGTACCTTCTCAG CTCTGGTCAGGATATCCAGCGTGCCAGCGTGGTTGTGAATCTACCAAACCTGGTGCGTCAGAACCCGGCCGAGACTTTCCGGAGGGTCGTGCCGAAAGTGCGG GAGGTGCTGCATGTGGCCGGGGTGGAGATGCAGCTGGCTGCCGCTGGGTCGTTCCTCACCATCCTTCAGGATGACATAGTTCTCATCCAGACCCACACCCACTCCATCCTGCAGATTGTCCTGCTCAACCTGGACCACCGAGACGCAG CAGTGGTCAGCAACGCATGGCTAGAGACGCTTCTGTCTGCCATCGACGCTTTGCCAAAAGAGACCATCCGGCAGGAG ATCTTGGGCCCACTGGTGTCAAAGGCCCAACTCTCACAGTCTGTGCAGGCTCGGATGGCTAGCTGTCGTATCCTGGGGAAGGTGGCTGGCAAGTTTGAGTCCTCCAT GCTGAAGAAGGAGCTGCTGCCCCTGGTCCGGTCCCTGTGCCAGGATGTGGAGTATGAGGTGCGCTCCTGCATGTGCCGGCAGCTGGAGAACATCGCCAGGGGAATCGG GGTGGATCACACCAAGGCGATGGTGCTGCCAGAGCTGGTGGAGCTGGCCCGAGATGAGGGGAGCACCGTCAGGTTGGCCGCTTTCGACACAACCGtcaacctgctggagatgttcgACAATG ATGATAGAACGCGCATCGTGTTCCCTCTGGTCAAGACCTTTTGTGAGAAGTGCTTCAAAGCAGACGAGGCGGTTCTGGCCTCGCTGTCCTTCCAGTACGGGAGGCTCTGTCATGGCCTGTCAG GGAGCTTCACGGACGAGCAGCATCTGTGGTTCCTGGAGTTCTACAAGAAGCTGTGTGTCCTTGGCCTCCACCTGGAGAACGGGCACTGCGAGAGCCAGGCTTACACCCTGGACCTGGAGAGGAAGTATGAGACAGTTCGCAGGAACTGTGCATACAACTTCCCT GCTATGGTTCTGTTTGCGGACCCTAAGTGCTTCCTGTCGGAGCTGTATCCCACTTTCTCCAGCCTGTGTCATGACCCCGAGATCTCTGTACGGCGCACGTCCGCAGATGGGTTCCATGAA GTTGTGAAACTCCTGGGCCCCAACGTGCATTACATTCATAAGGAACTCGTCGCGTTATTGCAGGACGAGTCTCTGGAG GTCCTGGATGCCTTGTTAAACGCCCTACAGGACACGCTTGAGCTGGCCACATCCAGAGGGGAGGGCACTGGCTCTGAGAGTAAG GTGAACATACAAGACCTGATCCCGGCTCTGGCagcagcagagcagaaggcAGCGGCCTCGCTGCGGTGGCGCGTCCACgagaagctgttgcagaagtACGCCTGCCTGCCCCGCGTGGTCTCCGGGGACCAGATCTACTTCCGCTTCTTGCAGAGGATGTTCGCCATCGTCACAACCAAT AACGTTCTCCCGGTTCAGCGGGAGGCAGCACGGACACTCTGCATCTTTCTTCGCTACAACCGTAAGCAGGAGCAGCGGCAGGAAATTGTCGGCAAGGTGGTGGAAC AGCTGGCACAAGGGAAGAGCTATTGGAACAGGCTGAGGTACCTGGACCTCTGTGAGATCGCCATGGACCTCTTCTCTAAGTCCTACTTCTGCAAATACTTCCTGGGCCCTGCACTGGAGCTGGTCAACGACCCCGTTGCCAATGTCAG ATACAAGCTGTGTCGAATGCTGCCCAGGCTAAAggcgtccatcagactgcctgcGGAGAAACATCTGCTGCAGCAGCTGGAGTTCTGTGTGCGCAGGCTGCTATGCCGTGAGAAGGACAAGGACGTGGTGTGCACTGTCCGCAAG ATTGTGCTGGAACTGGACAAAATGGACATCACAGAACCA TACCACAAGAGGCACGAAAGAGATCTGCTGGACCAGAAGAAGGAAACGGAGGAGATCCTCCTCTTAGAGATG GAGCAGCTGGAAAGGCAGCCGATAGATGGAAAACTCACAATCGACAAACACGCAGATAAAAAAC GGAGGGACAGTAAATCTGGGCTGTCTGTATCGAAAAGCATATCGGGCTCTACATCCGGGACAATGCCGTCCACCTCGGCTG GCAAGGAGCTGAAGAAGGCCAAGCTCTCCCGGAGTCGATCGCTGAGCAGTCACCCGAGCACGTCCAAGATGGTCAATCCGGAGAAAACAGT AAAGGTTAAGGAGTCTGGGAAAGAGTGCGGGAGCTGTCCAGGAAGCGGGAAGAGTAGCCACCATCCTGTCAACG GTGACACCCTGCCTAGATCCCACCATTTTGGCAGCACGTCAAGCTCAGCGCCCCCAGCTTCTCCCGCATCAGCCATGCCAGTGCTGATCCGCAGCAACACGGAGCACCGGCCCAGTGGCTCCAAGGAGACACAGCCCAGGAAACTTAGCGT gcagtcaaagaaagtcAAACTCTTTCGGCATGCAGACGGGGCGGGAATGATGGAGAAGACCTCCTTCCCCTCGTCCCCTGGGGCAAATGGGGGCTTAGAGATGGAGTCAGCGGCCAAAGTACACCCTcctgaaagccccccccctcctcgaTTAAAATTGTCTAAATCGTACATTTaa
- the ppp4r4 gene encoding serine/threonine-protein phosphatase 4 regulatory subunit 4 isoform X2 has product MTLNQSSLFGQIDDLQDLTFIERPIRRSLKTAEEIDKLTVDEDLNDIERAVYLLSSGQDIQRASVVVNLPNLVRQNPAETFRRVVPKVREVLHVAGVEMQLAAAGSFLTILQDDIVLIQTHTHSILQIVLLNLDHRDAVVSNAWLETLLSAIDALPKETIRQEILGPLVSKAQLSQSVQARMASCRILGKVAGKFESSMLKKELLPLVRSLCQDVEYEVRSCMCRQLENIARGIGVDHTKAMVLPELVELARDEGSTVRLAAFDTTVNLLEMFDNDDRTRIVFPLVKTFCEKCFKADEAVLASLSFQYGRLCHGLSGSFTDEQHLWFLEFYKKLCVLGLHLENGHCESQAYTLDLERKYETVRRNCAYNFPAMVLFADPKCFLSELYPTFSSLCHDPEISVRRTSADGFHEVVKLLGPNVHYIHKELVALLQDESLEVLDALLNALQDTLELATSRGEGTGSESKQVNIQDLIPALAAAEQKAAASLRWRVHEKLLQKYACLPRVVSGDQIYFRFLQRMFAIVTTNNVLPVQREAARTLCIFLRYNRKQEQRQEIVGKVVEQLAQGKSYWNRLRYLDLCEIAMDLFSKSYFCKYFLGPALELVNDPVANVRYKLCRMLPRLKASIRLPAEKHLLQQLEFCVRRLLCREKDKDVVCTVRKIVLELDKMDITEPYHKRHERDLLDQKKETEEILLLEMEQLERQPIDGKLTIDKHADKKRRDSKSGLSVSKSISGSTSGTMPSTSAGKELKKAKLSRSRSLSSHPSTSKMVNPEKTVKVKESGKECGSCPGSGKSSHHPVNGDTLPRSHHFGSTSSSAPPASPASAMPVLIRSNTEHRPSGSKETQPRKLSVQSKKVKLFRHADGAGMMEKTSFPSSPGANGGLEMESAAKVHPPESPPPPRLKLSKSYI; this is encoded by the exons ATGACTCTGAACCAGTCCAGTCTGTTCGGGCAAATAGACGACCTGCAGGACCTAACATTCATCGAAAGACCGATACGACGGAGCCTGAAG ACAGCAGAGGAGATCGACAAGCTGACGGTGGATGAGGATCTGAATGACATCGAACGGGCTGTGTACCTTCTCAG CTCTGGTCAGGATATCCAGCGTGCCAGCGTGGTTGTGAATCTACCAAACCTGGTGCGTCAGAACCCGGCCGAGACTTTCCGGAGGGTCGTGCCGAAAGTGCGG GAGGTGCTGCATGTGGCCGGGGTGGAGATGCAGCTGGCTGCCGCTGGGTCGTTCCTCACCATCCTTCAGGATGACATAGTTCTCATCCAGACCCACACCCACTCCATCCTGCAGATTGTCCTGCTCAACCTGGACCACCGAGACGCAG TGGTCAGCAACGCATGGCTAGAGACGCTTCTGTCTGCCATCGACGCTTTGCCAAAAGAGACCATCCGGCAGGAG ATCTTGGGCCCACTGGTGTCAAAGGCCCAACTCTCACAGTCTGTGCAGGCTCGGATGGCTAGCTGTCGTATCCTGGGGAAGGTGGCTGGCAAGTTTGAGTCCTCCAT GCTGAAGAAGGAGCTGCTGCCCCTGGTCCGGTCCCTGTGCCAGGATGTGGAGTATGAGGTGCGCTCCTGCATGTGCCGGCAGCTGGAGAACATCGCCAGGGGAATCGG GGTGGATCACACCAAGGCGATGGTGCTGCCAGAGCTGGTGGAGCTGGCCCGAGATGAGGGGAGCACCGTCAGGTTGGCCGCTTTCGACACAACCGtcaacctgctggagatgttcgACAATG ATGATAGAACGCGCATCGTGTTCCCTCTGGTCAAGACCTTTTGTGAGAAGTGCTTCAAAGCAGACGAGGCGGTTCTGGCCTCGCTGTCCTTCCAGTACGGGAGGCTCTGTCATGGCCTGTCAG GGAGCTTCACGGACGAGCAGCATCTGTGGTTCCTGGAGTTCTACAAGAAGCTGTGTGTCCTTGGCCTCCACCTGGAGAACGGGCACTGCGAGAGCCAGGCTTACACCCTGGACCTGGAGAGGAAGTATGAGACAGTTCGCAGGAACTGTGCATACAACTTCCCT GCTATGGTTCTGTTTGCGGACCCTAAGTGCTTCCTGTCGGAGCTGTATCCCACTTTCTCCAGCCTGTGTCATGACCCCGAGATCTCTGTACGGCGCACGTCCGCAGATGGGTTCCATGAA GTTGTGAAACTCCTGGGCCCCAACGTGCATTACATTCATAAGGAACTCGTCGCGTTATTGCAGGACGAGTCTCTGGAG GTCCTGGATGCCTTGTTAAACGCCCTACAGGACACGCTTGAGCTGGCCACATCCAGAGGGGAGGGCACTGGCTCTGAGAGTAAG CAGGTGAACATACAAGACCTGATCCCGGCTCTGGCagcagcagagcagaaggcAGCGGCCTCGCTGCGGTGGCGCGTCCACgagaagctgttgcagaagtACGCCTGCCTGCCCCGCGTGGTCTCCGGGGACCAGATCTACTTCCGCTTCTTGCAGAGGATGTTCGCCATCGTCACAACCAAT AACGTTCTCCCGGTTCAGCGGGAGGCAGCACGGACACTCTGCATCTTTCTTCGCTACAACCGTAAGCAGGAGCAGCGGCAGGAAATTGTCGGCAAGGTGGTGGAAC AGCTGGCACAAGGGAAGAGCTATTGGAACAGGCTGAGGTACCTGGACCTCTGTGAGATCGCCATGGACCTCTTCTCTAAGTCCTACTTCTGCAAATACTTCCTGGGCCCTGCACTGGAGCTGGTCAACGACCCCGTTGCCAATGTCAG ATACAAGCTGTGTCGAATGCTGCCCAGGCTAAAggcgtccatcagactgcctgcGGAGAAACATCTGCTGCAGCAGCTGGAGTTCTGTGTGCGCAGGCTGCTATGCCGTGAGAAGGACAAGGACGTGGTGTGCACTGTCCGCAAG ATTGTGCTGGAACTGGACAAAATGGACATCACAGAACCA TACCACAAGAGGCACGAAAGAGATCTGCTGGACCAGAAGAAGGAAACGGAGGAGATCCTCCTCTTAGAGATG GAGCAGCTGGAAAGGCAGCCGATAGATGGAAAACTCACAATCGACAAACACGCAGATAAAAAAC GGAGGGACAGTAAATCTGGGCTGTCTGTATCGAAAAGCATATCGGGCTCTACATCCGGGACAATGCCGTCCACCTCGGCTG GCAAGGAGCTGAAGAAGGCCAAGCTCTCCCGGAGTCGATCGCTGAGCAGTCACCCGAGCACGTCCAAGATGGTCAATCCGGAGAAAACAGT AAAGGTTAAGGAGTCTGGGAAAGAGTGCGGGAGCTGTCCAGGAAGCGGGAAGAGTAGCCACCATCCTGTCAACG GTGACACCCTGCCTAGATCCCACCATTTTGGCAGCACGTCAAGCTCAGCGCCCCCAGCTTCTCCCGCATCAGCCATGCCAGTGCTGATCCGCAGCAACACGGAGCACCGGCCCAGTGGCTCCAAGGAGACACAGCCCAGGAAACTTAGCGT gcagtcaaagaaagtcAAACTCTTTCGGCATGCAGACGGGGCGGGAATGATGGAGAAGACCTCCTTCCCCTCGTCCCCTGGGGCAAATGGGGGCTTAGAGATGGAGTCAGCGGCCAAAGTACACCCTcctgaaagccccccccctcctcgaTTAAAATTGTCTAAATCGTACATTTaa